CCAATATATGCGCCAGCTCCCAGCTCTCTAATGGGTGAATCTcgcttctgttttctttttctatttttatctCTAGGAATAGGATTATTTTACTGAAGCACACGAAATGGCTGTTGAACCATTAGAACCTATATTAGCTCATCATTCTACTTGTATCGATAGACTCCAACAATTGTTTATTCATCCATATGTTATATATACATTGGCAGTGGGTATTTAGATTCCTCAATAATGGAAAATAACGATGTCAAGATGCATTCGAAGTTGTAAAACTCAACAAAATTCTAGTAATCAAACTTCAAGCTTGGTTGATGACTTGACTTGTGACTAGCACACATTAATGAGCTATATATTGGTGATTGGCGCATCATTCATCATTTGGGTACTATCACCAGTTCCTCAATCTCATTGTTTTTCGCTTTGCTTCTGCTCTACTTATGTATAAATTTGGCTTGAACAATGCAGTTTTATGTAGGTTCCTTATGCATATCCTGAATTTGAGTCCTGCGTACGCTGTCTATACCACCCCTGCCACACCACTCAAGCACAGAGAACCACACAAACAGCAGGCCATGGCATCACTGGCGGGAAGGAGCAGCATCCGCCACTCCAAGATTCCAGAGTTCTTGGTGGGCCCTAGTGGGCAACCGATGCCAGCAGTAGGGCTTGGCACGGTGTCGCACCCATTCGTGGAGGACGAAGTTAGGGCCGCTGTGCTCACCGCGCTGGAGCTCGGCTACCGTCACATCGATACCGCAGCGCTGTATGCCTCTGAGCGGGTTGTCGGCGAGGCCATGGCTGAGGCATTGCAGTCTGGGATTGTGGCATCTAGGGAGGAGCTGTTTGTGACGAGCAAGGTGTGGTGCACACAGTGCCACCCTGAGCTCGTGCTCCCATCCCTTAAGGAGAGCTTGCAGTAAGTTTCTGGAGCTTGATTTTGCCTCCTGCCTATTTGGAATCTTATAGTAAACTTTGCAGTGAAATACTTGGTTCCTTAAACCAATTTCTCACTTAGGTAATTAAGAGATATTGGTGCGGTGAATTTGTATGGGGTGCCCATCTAATTGTTAGCCATGTTTCAGGCTTGCAGCTATTATTGAAACCAGAGCTCAAAGTATTGTTAAATTTGGAATCTGGAAACAGTTCACAACTAGAAGTTGAAATCAACCCTGATTTAGACCCAATCAAGTTACTGAATTTAAGGTTATTCTGTAAAAAAATTTAACAGATTGAACCGTTACATCCTGTTTGAAATCAAAATTCTATGTACCGAACATTTGTAGTCTATACCGAAAGCAAATATGCAACTTCAAATGTTAGTTCATAAACCTCACAGCATTAAAGTTAGTACAGAAATTATATGTTTACAAGTTGTAATTGAATTGGCACTATAAGTTACTGTATTTAACCACTTCTGCAGTAGCCGGCATTACCTATAGAAATAATCTACTTTGGTGATAGGCAAGATACTTACCTCTCCATCTGCAGGAACCTTCAAATGGAATATGTTGATTTGTACCTGATTCATTGGCCCATGGCTGTAAAGCCTAGCAAGCCTCATTTCCCAATGAAAAGGGAGGACATTGTGCCGATGGACCTGAGTGGTGTATGGCAGGCTATGGAGGAATGTCATCGGCTTGGCCTTGCTAAAATGATTGGTGTTAGCAATTTCACAACAAAGAAGCTGCAGGAGCTGCTTTCCATTGCAAAAATACCTCCAGCAGTAAATCAGGTTTGTATTAATCAATTAATGAATCGCTGATGGCAATAACCCTCTAGATTTCTGTTGTTAGCTACCAATCTTTAATTTTTCCAAGTTTCTTGTATGACTACCAATCTATTTTTGTATACCTCATGTTAAAGAAACCAATATATTTTACTATATTTTATTAGACCAAAGGCTTTTGGTTTTGGCCCAGCTTTATAGAAAGCAAAGATCATCCATTGGAGTTACCAGCTTTACAAAAAAGCTAGCAAAaaatcatgcaactcctacTTAGAGCTTACTAGGCCTTAGACAGAGGAGACCAAGAAACCTCATCATGGCGACATCAGCTAATGAGTTTTCTAGTTTCCTGATCAAGGACTTAAAAAAAACTCTCACTCTAGAATCCCTCCAAACTGTAATCTTCGCGCAAAATATATTGCTATCCATGACAACTGAAAGAGAACATGGTATATCGGTTATCCAACATCAACGGGTAGAATTGGATATGTCTCTTGACGTAGCCTCACAAGCTTTCCCTTCAGTCTCTGTCCACCCATTGTTGACCATCCTCCTTGTTTAACTGCTTCCATCGCTGCATAAGGGACACCATATGGAAGATCACAGTCTCTGTGGAAGAGGCTGCAATGTTTTGAAAGACTAAAACATTCTTAGTCAACCATAAGGTCCAACATACACCTCCAAGCATGAAATAGGGTTCTGTTTTAGCTGTTTATTTTGAACTTGAACCAGTAGTGTTTGGCAGCTCTCTAAGCTAACTGGGACATGCTGCCACTGAAAGATATCTCTGCACATACTCCACACACACGCAGCCATAGAGCATTGAACACTATATTATCGGTTATTTCAGTCACGCTGTTCTTCTTTGCACTCAGGAGTGCTTGGCCAGTTCTTCAACAACGGTTCAGCTGATTGAATCCTATCATTATAGACTTGCCACATGAAAACTAATTTTTAATAGCAATTTATCTTTCAACATATCAACCATTGTATTGTCTGTAACGGTGTAACCTCTGGAAACCTCACAAATTTATATAAAGATAAGGTGGATAAACCCTGACTTCTCCAGTGCCAAACTCACTATACTGAACTTTGAGCCGAGCTGATGAAACTCATTCTATATGGTCGTATCTTTTATAAGTTCAAGTCTTCCATATCATCTCAATGTCACATCAGTGGTAGTCATGCATGTGATAACCTCTGCAGGTTGAATTGAATCCGACTTGGCAGCAGAAAAAACTAATTGAGTTCTGCAAAGATAAGAGTATTCAGGTGGCTGCTTATTCTCCCCTGGGAGGCCAAAGAATACCTAAAATGAATCCAGTACGACAATCTGATGTTCTGGAAGAGATTGGAAGGACCAGAGGGAAGTCAGTGGCTCAGGTATGAACTGTATTCTCTCAATGCATCTTCATCTTACTAGAGCAATTCACTTGATTTCTCATCCAAACTCAAAATCTTTGAATGCTCTCACATATTTATCAAATTCGGTGTAGAGGTGATGATTGCACAGTATTTCTTGgctaaaaactaattgcacatatttATCACCTTACTAGGGCTTGCACAGTATTTCTTGGCTAAAAAACTTTATGCAGTTTGGCAGTGCACCTAATATGTAGTTTAACAAGCAAACGCATGAGAAAAACACACTAACAGCTCAACAAAACGATCTAATCTGTGTTCTGAACAAAATGTGACAGAAATCTGAATTCAATACTGGCAACCTGTCGCATTCTTGCAGTTTTGCTAACATTATGTGATTTTACCAACTCAACTAACTTCCCATTCCCCCCAGATTTCACTGAGATGGATCTACGAGCAAGGTGCAAGCATGGTGGTGAAGAGCTTGAAAAGAGAAAGGCTTAAGGAGAACATCGAGATTTTCGATTGGGAATTGAGTGATGGAGACCGGTCGAAGATTGGTCAGATACCACAGCGCAAGTTGATCACAGTACAGAATCTTCTCTGCCCTGAAGGCATCTCCAGTGTGGATATCTCGGATGTTGATGTTTTTGAAATGTAGCTGTGATCTCCGAATATTTGTGGTGGATGAAGAATTTAGTGTATAGCAGGTTTATACGTCAGAAGCAGGTAAGGCATCTTTTTCACATGTAGTCCCAAGAAAGTAGACATAGGCTAAATCCTTTGTTCCCATGACTTTTCTTTTCCTGCAGGTTACCTGACTCTGCTCTGCGCAATCTGTGATAAGATTAAATTGCACAAATTTTCGCTAGCACATATACCATCCATGCTGACTTTTATTCTGAGTCACTGAGATATGTTATATATGTTAGCATTGAACCTAAGACTGCTTAATGGCGTAGCTTTTTCGTTTGTTGACCACATCAGCTTTGCTCTTTTCCAGTAAGCAGCCTTTTTTTTGGGTTCTAACTAGGGAGGTTGCAGTTGTCCTTGCATTTTGAAAGGTTCAGCTCATTGAGCATTTTCAATCGATTTCATGGCCTACAGCATACAGTATTTCCTGTCTATGTCTCAATCCATTATCGCTGTTTTTGAAAACTAATACCTGACAATTTGGGCTCTTAGGAGAGGTGCAATGTTTGCAGCCTCGATATGAAAATGCGCACTTTGTTACACCGTTCTCACTTGAAAATGTGCTGGTTTTCTGATCCCACTGAAAATGCGCTGTCTTTCTTCTGtactatttttcttatttctttttggCAGAACACACTATAGCGGGTGTCTTAGTTCGCGGTGAAGAGGCGCAAGGAGAAATTCGCATGGTTTAGTGCACAAGGGTTACTGGCTAACCAGTTGACACATAAATGACTGTCTACGGGTGATGGAGCAATCTTTCACAAGAACCTAAGCGCAGACTGAACGAGcaaatttgaaaaagaaaaggagatgaGGAGATACTGCCTTTCCATTTTGTTGTGCTTTTTATGCGCGCTTCGTCTTCGTTTATCGATCCTGTGTTCTAGATGTCCCCCTAGCACTGACCTGTCAGAAACGTGGAAAAAAGATAGAAGTATTTTCTGTTGAATGCTTGCAATGCAATGCACCCCCTCCGACCGTAAAGACTGTTCgaagatagtagcaatgctaaaagtTTATAGTACCCTAATAAATCTTTTTAATCGGATGTATTACTGAGttgaattaattatgcatgcacgcttgctcgggcatcgatggtgggagtaaatgatcAATCCGTTAACTGGGTCAGAAGGTATTATGATGGCCTTTGTTGGACTGTATGTTTGTTGGATTGTCTGAAAGTTATATAGACACTGTTTGTGGGATAAGTTTTGAAGGTTAAGAGCAACTCTAAAAGTATGCTAAAAAtttcttccccaaaacgaggtattggAGGTTATGCTAAAATATTTCTCCTTcaaaaatatatcaacccatAGCAGAATGCTAAAAGCTAGTCATTCTGCTAAAAGTTAgtcccccaatatttcaaatcaAGCAACGTCATCGTATTGGATCCATTTTAAAATCCATTTTTTTTGCTAAGCAGCATTGGAACCTCACGCACCATCGCCAGGCTTTTTATTTCCTCACGCACCATCACGCCGCCAGAACCAAGGCCACCCACGCCATCGTCACGATCACGCCGGCGACAGATTTTTTATTTCCCTGTAAAAAATAATGCACAAGTAACTCCACATGCACAACCTCAATATTGCTATGATATATCTGAGTTGCATGTGGGGATCCATATATAAGACCATAACAATCATGAATCAGGATGAACATTTTTAAATTCCATAACAATCAAATGCAGTCTTGCACATAGCAATACCCTCATTATCGTATTTAAAGTACTCCATACATCAGTCTTGCACATAATAGATCACACACTTATTCGTAGTGCTAGCAACAATACCATGGTAACTTGACTCTGCAACTATCAAAGGCTGCAAGCAGCATCTGTTATTCAAACTAGGACTTAAAGACTATATAGAGACAAACCATAAGTAGATACTATTGACAAGTTGAACCATATCACTTCTAAGTAGAAGCTGGATACATGGTTGTGCTCTTCTGGAGTGCCCAAGCCCTGTGCTTTAGCCTGATGAAGTCCGAAGCTTTTGTATCCACATCATCTTTCATCCTGTGGCCATGCCCCAACTTGTCACTGGTGCCTGGTGCTGCCCCATCCTTGATAGCATTGGACGTGGGACGGGGGGAGTACTGTAACAACAAGTTGACCGCAGAAATCTTGAGCTCGGTACTTGTGACATCTTCGTCCACTGCGCCCCCTGCCGCCCCCTGCCGCCGGGTTTGGGTACACGGCGCACGCCATCTACCTCGCCGATGCAATTTTGTAGCGAGTTTGTAAATTGTAAACCCCGGATCACATCGTTTTGCACGCAACCTTTCCCGATTCGAGGTCACCACCTGCGCTGCTCCCCGTCGACTGCCTCGATGTATAGGAACTGCCAAGTTTTGGCGAGAGGCCATTTGTTTAGGACCGCGGCCATCGCGACCCGCGACCCGGATCGCCTTGGTTTTCGCCACGGCCATTTCCCCGATTCCACCGACGGAGGCACTCACCTCACCCTAGGCGGATAGTGGGCACGCCGTTGTATTGCTAATTTGCTACTAGCGCCCATGGAAGCCATGGCACGCAATCTAGTGGCAATATGCGTGCGTGGTTGACCAAATTAACTTCATCCACTCCAATCCATGCGTGCATGCGGCCAATCGCCTGTGCTCTGatgctataaaaggaggtagGACAACGACGTCGATCAACTCACAGCAACCCACTACTAAGGCCTTCATCATGTCTCTGCACTCCAGCAGCTCACCTGTGCTCCCGCTGCTCGTGctctcgctgctgctgctgtcgccTCCGGGGACACTAGCCGGCGATGCCCACCCGCCGTCCAAGCCCGTAGTGACCGCCATCACCAAGGACGACTCCACCGGGCTCTACACCATCCCCGTCAAGAACGGCGCGCCGCTCGTCCTCGACCTCGCCGGCCCGCTGGTCTGGTCCCCGTGCCAGTCCCCGCACCGCACGGTCCCGTGCAAGTCCAGCGTCTGCACCGTCGCCAACAGGAACCGCCCGGCTAGCTGCGCGTCGTCCGCCAACGGCGGCCAgccgggctccgccgaccccaactgCGCCTGCACCGCGTACGCGTACAACCCGGCGAGCGGCCAGTGCGCCGGCGGTGACCTCTTCTCCGTGCCGCTCTCCGCCAACGCCACGGACGGCAACAACCCGCTGTTCCCCGTGACCTTCTCCGCCTACTCGGCCTGCGCGCCCGACGGGCTCCTCGAGTCGCTCCcctcgggcgccgccggcgtcgcgggcCTGTCGAGGCAGCCGGTGTCGCTGCCGTCCCAGGTCGCGTCCAGGCTGAAGGTGGCCAAGGAGTTCGCGCTGTGCCTCCCCGGCAGCGGCCAGACCGGTGCTGCcatcttcggcggcggcgcgttcgTGATCCAGGCGGCTCCACAACCCATTGATTTCGCCGGAGAGATCCGCCAgaaccccctccccctcctcaaGAACCCCAAGAACGGCGCCTACTACTTCGGCGTCCGCGGCATCGCCGTCAACCAGGAGCACCTGAACCTGCCGGCCGGCGCCTTCGACCTCGACCGCCGCCAGGGCACGGGCGGCGTCGTGTTCAGCACCGCGACGCGGTTCACCACGCTGCGCTCCGACATCTACAGCGCGGTGATGAACGCGTTCGACGCGGTCACGCGCGGCATCCCGCGCCGGAAGCCCTTCCCGCCCTTCCAGCTGTGCTACGACGTGTCCGGGGTCCCCACGACCCGGGTCGGCCCCGCCGTGCCGAACATCGACCTGATGCTCGACGGCGGCCGGAACTGGACGCTTCCCGGCGACAGCTTGCTGGTGCAGTTCGGCGGCGGGACAGCGTGCTTCGCGTTCGATAGCATGGGGAACGAGCAGTCGGCGGCGTTTAACTCGCCGGCGGTCATCTTCGGGGCCCACCAGATGGAGAACAACCTGCTGCTGTTCGACCTGGAGAAGGGCACGTTCGGCTCCAGTGGGCTGCTCTTGGGAAGGAGCACCACCTGCGGCAACTTCAACTTCGCCGTGGGGAGCTCGTAGAAGTGTCAGCAGAGTAGCAGGAAGGATTCATCCTATTTCCAATTTTCTCTGTTTCGTACGAGTCCAGCtagtttctttttgtttctctgTTTCCATGACCTCGTTTCAGtacctgaaaaaaaagaaacagggGAATTTGCATCCAATATACAAACATTAAAGACGCACTTTTCACCTATACAATATTAACATCAGACTACAATTCATTTATACATAATAAAACAAATATTTTACTACTCCCTTCCAAATTGCAAGTTACTTTGAGATTAATAGATTTTGTCATATACCTAAGATATACACTATCTCTATATACGTTGCAAAACTATATATATTTACAAATACTAAAATAATTCGAAATGTAGGAAGTATAatttattagaaaaaaaatggatctataccattgaaagattcaaactttagaaaaatatcataaaagatTGAACTTTAGAAATTTGCCATCGAAATGTTGCTCTATTATTTCTTTCTACTCATTCATGTTATCTACCCCTCCATTACGAATTGTAAGgagttttagcttttctaaacaTGAAGCTTTTACTGTGTACATAGGAATTCAAAAAACCCCTCGTAATTAGATGTGAACtcttgattaaaaaaaacaaacgaaTTCACCCAGCGAGCCTGCCCGGCCGAACGCACACACGCACCCCAGGCCCAAACACACGGATCCAAGGCTGCAGTCCATCGCCATCCCTGTTCCTCCGAGAACGGCGGGCGCTCGAAGTGGCTCGCGAAGCTGCGCCGCCCCCCGACGAAGTTGACCATCGCGAGCGCCCCAACTCAGCTGAGGCGAGCACGACCCGGTCCGACGGGTGCACGGGGAGCCTCTCGGCGCGGGAACCGCGCGGAGCGTGGCGAGGAGTGCGAGTCCGTCGGCATCGTAGTGGTGGAGCACACTCCGTCGTCGCAGTCGGCGAGGAGGTTCCGTCGTAGTGCCCAGATGAACCGCTCGTAGGAGCCGGTGACAAGGTGAGTTCGTGAGGTTTTTGTTTATCTCGGTGTCATTACGAGGAAATTTGCCAAAAAAGAAACTTATTGATTTCTGCAAAGATAAGTGTATTCAGTTGGCGGCTGCCATCGAGATGCAGGCCACGGCCCACAAGCAAATAACCAGGCACCACACTAGCTGCCTCTGCGATGCAATTTTGTAAGCCAGATCACATCTTTTGCACGTAACCTTTTCTTGATTCGAGGCCACCACGTGCAATCTCTCGACTGCCGCGGTGCACGTAACAAACCACACGCCTCCAGCATTATAGATGGCCAGACCACTGGGTGGCCCGTAGCACAGCCCAAAAAAGTCCAGCACTAGCCCGGCACGACCCGTAATGGATAGTGCCCAGGCCGACTCGGCATGATACGTCGGGCCATGCTTGGGCTGCCTCCCCGGCACGCTGGACTAGCACGAGCCCGGCACGGATTTTGGGTCAACCCGATACCCTGCGACCCTCCTTCCAACCATTGGATCAAGCGGGacgctccccctccccctcctgaTCGTTGGATCGGAACGTTGGGGAGGGTAGTATATAACCCCAGGGTCGGCCGCGTCCCCCAGCTAGAAACCCTAACGGTTCATTTTTTCCTTTGTTCGGCCGACGCTCTCGCCCCTTCACGACTCTCTGGCTCTCTCGCCCTCtcgtctcctccctctccggcgaccGGAAGTCGGCGTTGGCCGCCGCCCTAGCCAGAAACCCTAGCCTCCTTGCTCCCCCGCCCACTCCTCCCTCGACTCCCATCACTCTTCGCCTCtccgcctctctctctcctcctctaaCCTCTCGCACCTCTCTAGACTAGATGACTAGATCCACTCTCTGGCCGCTCCCGTCATCTCCTTGCTAGATCCGTTGGTCGTCGACCTCGCCGGTCGCTCTGGTGGTCCAGAACCGTCGGTAAGATCTCCTCCCCTCATCGGTCACTCTAGTGCTCTGGAACTGTCGGTAAGATCTCCTCCCCTCATCGGTTGCTCTGGTGCTCCAGATACGAAACCGCCAGTCTCGAAGCCGTTGAGGGACTAGAGGTTCGGTGATTTGCTAGTTAGCCATCGATCTTGTTCTAGCCTAATTGTCTTCTTCCCCCATCCCCCACCTACTCCTCTCTCCTGTCGCCACCTCTCTCTCATCCTCTTGCTCCTCCCTAGCTCTAGTGCTCCGGATCCGTTGTTCGTCGACCTCGTCGGTCGCTCTGGTGCTCCGGATTTGCTGGTAAGCCATCGATCCCTCGCTCCTCCTTGGCTTTGGTGCTCTACttgatttcttcttttctttgacGTCTTGTCATCTCTGTTTACAGGGCAGTCTGTTGAGGGACTAGAGCACCGAcgatggacgacgacgacgagttcCAGGGCACACCATCAACGATGAGCTTTGGATGATGGGCCAGCGTCCAGATGACGAGAGTGACATAGGGACGGGGCGGGAAGAGCTCTTCGGTGGCAGCGATGCCGAACCAATAGACGTCGCTGATGGCGGTGACGACGGTGCTGGTGAAGCAGCACCTAATGCTGCTGATCCAGACATGGTGAGTAGCGGCACTAAGAGGAGCCGTTCCACCACCTCTGAATGCTGGAAGGACTTCGAAAAGATATTCAAGGACATCAATGGTAAGAAGGTAAGGGTCTCTACTAAGGCATTCATTATGGCACTTTATACGCTGCTCAATCTTCTATTGGCACTAGCCATCTAAACCggcatgttgagaaatgcccAACGAGGAAGTCAAAGCTTCGTGTTTTCCAACCTTTGATCCAATTCAATATGGACGGAAGTGTCCGTCACTAGGATTACAGTTCTGAGGTAGCTCGTACTCAGCTTTGTTGAATGATTGCTAGACTTGATTTTTCTCTTAGTTTTGGTGAATCTGCTGCATTTGAAGAGTACTTTAAGtttgctcataatcctagattCTCTACTGTTTTTAGATAAACGACCACTAGAGATTTCAGCAAGTACTTTAATGATTACCGTGCTAAGTTTATTGAATCATTAACTAGTATTTCATCTGTGTCTATCACTTCTGATATCTGGTCTAGTAATATTAAGGAAGATTACCTTTCTCTACTGTTTCTAGATAAACGACCACTAGAGATTTCAGCAAGTACTTTAATGATTACCGTGCTAAGCTTATTGAATCATTAACTAGTATTTCATCGTTGTCTATCGCTTCTGATATCTGGTCTGGTAATATTAAGGAAGATTATCTTAGTATGGTTGCTTATTATGTTAATGTTGAATGGCAATTAGAGAAGAGGATAATTGATTTTAGGCTCATTGATGAATCTCATATTGGCCAGAACATTGTTGATCGTGTGACTTCTATGCTTGAGGAGTATGATTTGATTTCAAAGATATTTTCTGTTACTTTGGATAATGCCTGTGCTAATGCCACGTACTAATGCCGCAGCACCCCACCCGTGCTCCCGCTGCTCGTGCTCTCGCTGCTGTTCCTGCTGTCGCCTCCGGGCGCACTCGCCGGCGATGGCAAGCCCATCGTGACCCCCATATCGAAGGGCGCCTCGCTCTACACCGTCCCCGTCAAGAACGGCGCGCCGCTCGTCCTCGACCTCGCCGGCTCGCTGGTCTGGTCGCggtgcccgccgccgcagggCAGGGCCCCGTGCAAGTCCAGCGTGTGCGCGGTCACCGCGAAGTCGCTCTCCGCCAACGCCACGGACGGGAAGAACCCGCTGTACCCGGTGTCCTTCCCCGCGAACGTGGCGTGCGCGTCCGACGGGCTCCTCGCGACGCTcccacccggcgccgccggcgtcgcgggcCTGTCGAGGACGCCGACGTCGCTGCCGTCCCAGGTCGCGTCAAAGCTGAAGGTGGCCAGGCAGTTCGCGCTCTGCCTCCCAGGCGGCGGCCAGACCGGCGCGGCCATCTTCGCCGGCGGCCCGTTCCAGCTCCTGGCTTCCCCGCCCGTGGAGCTCGCGGAGGGTCTCCGTCGGAACCCCATCCCGCTCCTCGACAACCCCAGGAACGGCGCCTACTACTTCCGCGTGCACGGCATCGCCGTGAACCAGGAGCCGGTGCCCGTACCGGCCGGCGCCTTCGACCTCGACGCCCGGCACCGCACGGGCGGCGTCACGCTCAGCACGGTGACCCCCTACACCACGCTGCACTCCGAAATCTACCGCGCGCTGCACGACGCGTTCGACGCGGCCACGAGCGGCatcccgcgcgcgccgcccgtgGCGCCCTTCCAGATGTGCTACCAGTCGTCCGCGTTAGGCTCCACCCGGCTCGGCCCCGCCGTGGCGAACATCGACCTGACGCTCGACGGCGGCCGCATCTGGCAGCTGCCCGGCGCCAAGTCGCTGGTCGGGGTGAACGACCAGACCTTCGCGTTCCTCGAGATGgggcccgcggcggcggtgcccgaTTCGCCGGCGGTCATCATTGGGGGCTACCAGATGGAGGACCACCTGATGCTCTTCGATCTGGAGAAAGGGACGCTCGGGCTCAGTGGACTGCTCCTCGGAATCCGCACTACCTGTGGCAACTTCATCTTCACCATGGGAAGCTCGTAGAAGCGTGTCAACGCAGCAGCAGGAGtcctttgttttccttttgctCGAAGAGTTACAGTTACAGGTCATGCCGTCACCGTTTGCTTTCCACGTTCCTACGAGACTAGACCTTTGTTTCATTTCGGTGAGTCTCCTACTAGTCGACCTGTAATGCAATCGTTTGATTGTCACGTTAGCAATGGAAATAAAAATTGGTCAATGAAATCTTTTTACTTCCCTGTATACTTCTTTTGTGGTATGTCCTATTAAAAGTGATCTTTTCGTGCTAGCCACCATTGACTTTTGAGTATGACGTACGATCATTTATATATGTTGTCAAAAAATTTAGTGTGAACATGCAAAAAATATGAATCGTATTTAAAGTAcatcaaataaaacaagccaaaaaatatattatttgcATAAATTTTTAATAAGACGAACCCTTGAGGGGATGGAAAATTACAAGCAAGCTCTTTTGGGATCCTTTCAGCCAACTTTGTCATTAATTAGAACAGCAGAACTTGAAGTTTGAAACTGAATCCCAATGGCGGAACGTGTC
This portion of the Setaria viridis chromosome 7, Setaria_viridis_v4.0, whole genome shotgun sequence genome encodes:
- the LOC117863540 gene encoding deoxymugineic acid synthase 1-D — protein: MHILNLSPAYAVYTTPATPLKHREPHKQQAMASLAGRSSIRHSKIPEFLVGPSGQPMPAVGLGTVSHPFVEDEVRAAVLTALELGYRHIDTAALYASERVVGEAMAEALQSGIVASREELFVTSKVWCTQCHPELVLPSLKESLQNLQMEYVDLYLIHWPMAVKPSKPHFPMKREDIVPMDLSGVWQAMEECHRLGLAKMIGVSNFTTKKLQELLSIAKIPPAVNQVELNPTWQQKKLIEFCKDKSIQVAAYSPLGGQRIPKMNPVRQSDVLEEIGRTRGKSVAQISLRWIYEQGASMVVKSLKRERLKENIEIFDWELSDGDRSKIGQIPQRKLITVQNLLCPEGISSVDISDVDVFEM
- the LOC117864734 gene encoding chitinase CLP encodes the protein MSLHSSSSPVLPLLVLSLLLLSPPGTLAGDAHPPSKPVVTAITKDDSTGLYTIPVKNGAPLVLDLAGPLVWSPCQSPHRTVPCKSSVCTVANRNRPASCASSANGGQPGSADPNCACTAYAYNPASGQCAGGDLFSVPLSANATDGNNPLFPVTFSAYSACAPDGLLESLPSGAAGVAGLSRQPVSLPSQVASRLKVAKEFALCLPGSGQTGAAIFGGGAFVIQAAPQPIDFAGEIRQNPLPLLKNPKNGAYYFGVRGIAVNQEHLNLPAGAFDLDRRQGTGGVVFSTATRFTTLRSDIYSAVMNAFDAVTRGIPRRKPFPPFQLCYDVSGVPTTRVGPAVPNIDLMLDGGRNWTLPGDSLLVQFGGGTACFAFDSMGNEQSAAFNSPAVIFGAHQMENNLLLFDLEKGTFGSSGLLLGRSTTCGNFNFAVGSS
- the LOC117864735 gene encoding chitinase CLP; the protein is MGQRPDDESDIGTGREELFGGSDAEPIDVADGGDDGAGEAAPNAADPDMVSSGTKRSRSTTSECWKDFEKIFKDINGKKEDYLSMVAYYVNVEWQLEKRIIDFRLIDESHIGQNIVDRVTSMLEDTPPVLPLLVLSLLFLLSPPGALAGDGKPIVTPISKGASLYTVPVKNGAPLVLDLAGSLVWSRCPPPQGRAPCKSSVCAVTAKSLSANATDGKNPLYPVSFPANVACASDGLLATLPPGAAGVAGLSRTPTSLPSQVASKLKVARQFALCLPGGGQTGAAIFAGGPFQLLASPPVELAEGLRRNPIPLLDNPRNGAYYFRVHGIAVNQEPVPVPAGAFDLDARHRTGGVTLSTVTPYTTLHSEIYRALHDAFDAATSGIPRAPPVAPFQMCYQSSALGSTRLGPAVANIDLTLDGGRIWQLPGAKSLVGVNDQTFAFLEMGPAAAVPDSPAVIIGGYQMEDHLMLFDLEKGTLGLSGLLLGIRTTCGNFIFTMGSS